The window TTCCAAGTGGGAGATCATGTTTATTtacgggtatctccaatgagaGGAGTCCAACGGTTCggtgtgaagggaaagctcgcccctcgctttgttgggccttttcctatcattgaACAATGTGGGCCGGTAGCATATCGCCTGGAACTTCCTACCCAATTGTCCGCagttcataatatattccatgtctcccagctcaggaaatgcctccgtgttccagacAAGATAATGGACATAGAAAAGTTacaagtggagcccgatcttgtctatccagagcatccagtgaaaattgttgatcacaagactcgggtcactcgaaatcaaaccagcaatttctataaggtacagtggagtaatcactcagagcgagaagctacctgggaaacagAGGAATTTGTTCTATCCAAATGTCCTGAGTTGCTCCAATTATATCAAGGTATATGATTTTCCGACTTCCTTTCAATTCGGCACTTTTctcctaaatctcgggacgagatttcttttagggggaaggattgtaacaatccaaaaattaGAGATTTAATAAAAATCAAATCTTACACGTGGCccccacatgtcagtctctccctcccctctcccataCTTCTTCCTGTGCTGCACGTCGCAGTAATGGCGGTCTCCCGAAGCTCCCCGCCGTGCGTGTCGTCGTGGAGCCCGATCCCGGTTTCCCGGCCGTCGGTGACGCCGCCAAGTCGCCCACGACGTctcccgagctcgccacctgcctTCACTCTCGTTCACGCTCCCGTTCCTCTCTTTCTCCTCCCTGCGTTCGCCATGAACGGCTCTTGAAGCTCCTCGCATTCGTCGGACCGATTCGCGAGCTCCGCTCCACGAATTCCAAATCCACTTCACCCAAAGCTCCTCCACCTCTCTAGCGACCTTCCCAACCCCTTCAATCCTAGCCACGACCCCTGCTTCATCGGAAATCGGAGGTTTCCCGGCCGCCAGCCATTAAAGCCGCTCGGAGCTCTGGTCGCCGTCGAACTCCCTCATCCGACCATCGTTTTCGTTGCTTGACGGCTCAAATCGACCCTAGGTGAGCCACTGGTGCTCATGCTCTCCACGTTCCTCCGCGTTCGCAAGGTTTCCACGCTCGTTCTCGaccacgccgccgtcggccgaactgcgtcgccgccgccgcacgctgagcgccccgctcgcgccgcctcccgccCAGTTTGCGCGCACACCAGGCCCGCCTGAGCCCTCTGCTGCTCAACCCGcgtcgcaccgccgccgcctgaccccgccgccgccggcgcaagcgtgccgccgcctcccctgccctAGCGCAGCCGCTGGCGcgactgcgcgccgccgccaccgcctctgcaacgcccccgcgccgcaccgccaccGCGGGACTGGGCGCGCGAGCcaagggccccgccgccgccctgctcgccgtcggccggcgccgccgccgcggcctcgccccagcgccgccgcgagccgcgcgCCTGGTCGCGTTGCCCCCCCTCTCTCTGTTTTGGGTCACTGGCAAaaggggcccacgggtcaggggTTAAAgggatttatttattttgtgatttATTTCGGCTGTAgattgtaaattccatataaattcaaggaaaaatgtgaaaatatgaaataaattttgttggatttgttagagtaagatctatggaggaaaaatatccacagtggcaaaatgacatttttacccctgcaataatttagattgtgtttagtcttgcttaattaATTTCTATAGATCTATTaatcgaaaaattatgaaatttttgtagtagcttactttaaacatgagtgatccaccataaaattttcatactcatagGACCTAGTTTAGTATATGAATATAATATGTAACCAAACTTAATTATTTGTATAGGTATAATAATATTTGTTTTACATGTagatttttatacaaattataagaggcaaataataatgtctttgctagtcgtattttattttatagtaaATCATGCTCTAATTAATAATTTGGCCTCTAATTGTTTCTAGCATTAGGATTAAAGTTAATTATCACCATATTTGCATCCTTTTATGTAAATTGTCAATTGTTTAATGTTTATCCTCTAGTGGCAAAGTCGTGTTAGTATTTATTCGTTGTCTCATATGCATAACATTTACtcattatttcatatgcatacatatagaatccgcgaccgaggaagtcgtatacgaggtgatcgcggagccgcaggagcagacggaACCAGCCCCGCAGGCgtttcgtgacgacccggcccaaggcccagtggacactagctctgagcagcagcccacaggcaagccccggtgcacatccgtttatttcaaactatgacacctatattatgtttctattacttgtgcattaggttcaggaattatttgaaaccctagttgcatgatccctaggtctcctcgagttatactagtatatagaggacgatagaaatgctatgcttaatagaactcggtagaagacgagtgatttcgggtcactcgcgagatataggttatctcgttattttgagtatatggaatattggaataggttggataaggaaaagaaaatggagaccgggcggggaaaggttagccccgcctgtgtcggttaaggaccgttcgttgcctggccctgtgatcgagtttgaattgtactaaccgcatgccgggagtaggaggtagtcgaaaccggtaagccgagtactgccttgtttcgaaagtacaggactccaactcacctcctggggtagtcgagtagtcgcggagaaatggggttgcatatgtttatttttggtggtctcacgttgagctcggctgaccatatgatggtggggcggtcctgtagttcgagacggggaggggaatggttggtttgtatggtccgacggggccaatacgtgccgtgttggttaggttcaccttgcaaggttaaatcggatcgatccgcCGTACGTCGCATCTCGGATATGTGCACCTTGATCACGGCACCACATCGTAGTGATGCTATATGGATGTTAAGTGATGATTAGTAGAGTCTACCAGGAATTATTACTCCATGTTGTTATGattgcttagcaggtgcaaataaTAGTTAATGATTTATGGATatagaatttggagctaaaagagggaaaataaggactcatttctagagctttttctgcaaaagtaaccaacagccaaaagccttgcatgtctagttatgtgggctaagttatacccactggtcgggtaagccttgcggagtattagtatactcagggttgtggctcaaactatttcaggTCAGGATGGGATCGATTTATGCCCTTGTTGTGCTAAGTTTATACAGTTtggcgcggatggttgggaggtggccGGACCAGATGTTTAGTCCTTGCTAGTTACAaaatcacacacccgtgggctTAGTGTGTGATTCCATACGGCGTTTCATGTATCATAGACGCCAGGTTTTCTAGATCGTActttgttttaaaataaagtggctcttgtatattatttatgtattCAAACTAGGTTTGTAGAACTTAATGTACACTACTCAGTATTGTAATCGTATTCATTGTACTCGTCATGTTGTActgcctgcgctcaccttcgtgtgggactactggtgtttgtttcgatcggaatgtcggtttcgaaaggactgtcaaattaaaccgttaagccaaatgtgcctgatgtgttcaaatgatggccatttagcttaatttgagttttaatttggcggttctgtcacagttTTAGTGCTCGCCTAGTTCATTGCTCTAATCAATATAAGTCGCAATGAGGAGGTAGAGTAACCACACTCATGTAGCAATGTAACTTGAATTTGATCTAAATCTTCAACATGTAGTTCTTGTTGAGTCTACTACCATACATATTCTTCATGATTAGATTGATACCTGCAGCCTGCGGCAGGCTAGCATTATGTGGACAATGTGGAGTAAAACCTTTCACTTACATATGTAGGGAGGTCATCAGTATCTTCTCTACAAAATGATGCAGCTTTGCAGCCTGTGACAATCTCCAGAAGTACTATGCCAAAGCTGTACACATCGGACTTCATTGAGTATGACTTGCCATAAAACAGCTCTGGAGCGCTGTATCTACTGGGTAACATTCATTAGTTAGTAAGAATTCTTTTGTGGTCAACTCTGCTCGTCACACTCCACCGGAAAATAATAAGTATGGCTGAAGAATACACTCACCGTGTTCCCCTAAATTTCTCATCATTCCCTTCAGATTGGCCTTGATCAAGCTTAGTTGCAAGACCAAAATCTGAAATTTTAGGGATCATGCACTCAGTAAGTAGGATATTGCTAGGGTCTATATCACGGTGAATGATTCTGAAATGTTCATGCAGATATAACAATCCTTCACAAATCCCCTGCATGATGTGAAGACGTGAAGGCCAGTCGGGGACTGCACTCTTTTCATCTTCAGCTGCACACCGTAGATTTAAGGTGATAAGATCACCATGTGTTGTTCCAAACTCTTACAATTATAATCATAATCATATAAAAACCGTGAAACAGTCTGTAGCCATTTACAAGAAATACATACCAAAAAAGACTGCATCAAGGCTACCACCAGGCATGTATTCATAGCATATCACGTTCTCGTTATTCCCTATGCAAGATCCCAGCATCCTTATGATGTTCGGATGCTCAAGCCTTGCGAGCATTTTCACCTCATTTTTTAGCTCCTCATGTCCTACTTCTGTATTTAGTCTTTTGACTGCCAAATCCCCAAAATTTGGTAGCGTTCCCTAAGCAAAGTCAAAGATGACAGATTCTTCATATGAATTTAGTAGGTTCATTTAACGAAAAGGACAACTTACCTTGAAGATGGTTCTAGATCGGGTAGAAAAAATACAATTTTGGTTTGCAAAATTGTTGGTGGCCACTCTAATACCATCAAGGTCTAAATTCTTGGCAGCAGGCTTAGATCCTGGAGCATGGTCTTGTTCTGTTCCAAACGTTTACAATTGCCGATAAAAATGTATGAAAATAACGAATAAGAAATAATGTACTAAAGAAgaatatgcaatgaatgcaaagtTTTACCAAGGGCTAGTGGTAAATGCTTTTGTCGACTTCGATGATAACAGAAGCCTAGTATTGCAGAAATTGCCAGCAACACTCCCACTATAGAAACAGAGACAATGGTAGCAACGCTTGGACCTGTACAAAATATAGAACAACAATATTTAGTAAAAAAACACTGACTTTTTAATTGAATGTATCAAGAAGATAACAGAAAACAACGCTTGGACCGAAATATTTTTAGCATTTACCAATACTACGATGAGCAGGTCAGTAAAAGCATGGAACCCAAAAAAATGAAGCATAGCTCAATGATATAGTTGCATTTCTCcgctcaaaaaaaatatttgcatttCCACTTGGGTTGTTAAGGATAGTCGAAATGTACCTGGATGAGAGGGATTGTTATGGGAGACTCGAGTGTACAAATCGTTGATTCCATCAACAAACAAAACAACATCTACCAGATCGCCTGACCAAACAATGCAGTTACTCCCTCCAAGCAGAGCATAAGCACTGCAGGAGCAGTTCTTTAAGCATAACTCCTTGCAGTCATCCAAGCTTTTGCCTCCCACCATGATGGCATTCAATGTATCAGGCACCTTGACATGTTGCAACCGGTCAAATCCATTAGCCGACGAGCACGAAAGCAATGCATTCCTCACACAACCACCCGTGAAGTTCCTCTGGTTCCAGTCGTTTGGTGACTTGGGGACAAATTCCTGCAGACAACGACAGACATCGTTGTAGCAAGCGGCGTTTGGACCACAGAGGGCATATGAATCACACTGATTCTGGGGCCAGTGCCAGTATTCAACCCAAGCATCGTTGCTCGGATTGCTGTACCAGCGATGTGCAAGGCCGTCTGAACTCATGACAAATCGCCACTGGACTGAGCTGTCCAAAGATGTGAACGAGTAATACGCACTATCATCATGAACACTCATGTTAAAGGCCAACTTATTTGTTGTCTTCAGATAAGGTTGACCACTGAACCCCTGACCATTCCATGGACCAGTCCTGTACAACAAAGTAGTGTCGTTGAATAAGAGGAGCTCAGGAGGACGTCGTCTAGGGTCGAGCGTGATGCTGTAGCTCCCAGTAGACGGGTCCGAAACGCTCTtccaagatttgagttgcatgtATTGGATAGTAGGGGATTTGTCATACCCAATTGTCATACCAGACAACAATGTGTCACAGGGCTCAGCAAAACTTTGCCATAGTGGATTTGGAGCCTCTGATAACATAGAGTCGTTGATGACAAGGTTTCCGGAGTCGAGAAGGAAGGCTTGTGGACTGTTGGTGCTGAAGCTGCTACTTGACCAAACACTGTTTCCTCTTCTATCCAGCAGGTCCAAAGAATTTGTGCTGAGGGTAAGACTTCCATTACCTCCCTTGATTGGAGCATCACGGTTTGCCACCCAGATGACAGTCCGAGGTTTCATGTTATTGAACCATATTCCTAGATATGTGTTGTCTCCATTTGGAAAGAAACCCAGCGTAAAAGTACCTTGTGCTGAAATCAGTGTTTGCCCATCAAGCAATGGTTGGCCTGTGGTGAGCGAGTCATCTGGAACAAGATATTTGAAAATGATAATGTTAGACATTATGAAAGAAACAAGAATCAGGTATGGGTAGATCAAGGATGAGCTATATGAACCATATTGTTTTATAGAAAATTTTCTGacctcgagaaaaaaaaaagagtttggATACCAGATAAAGAAAAAAGTTAGACATCTATCGTGCGTAAGTTTTACTGCATAAATTGCTCAAGAGTAGAGGGCATGTTCTTCATCTGTTTCAAATTGTTAGTTGTTTTAGCtttatcctaagtcaaacttcttTAACTTCAACAAAGTTTATAGACTATTCATATACAAGATGTTGATCATTCTTTTTACTTATGTTCTACAcacttcttaatgaaaaacgtgctcaggcacggtctcgaaaaaaaaacttatgttCTACACATATAGTTGTTCGTCAACTTGAACTGGGCGAGCTTTACAAGTGTTGTCGATTTCTGATGGATCTAGCCCCTGAAGGACGATGTTGGGCAATAGGATAGGTACTTTGACAATGGAACCCACCACCTTCCATGAGTACCACCCTGTCTCTAATTCTCTACTATGCTAAATGTTAAAATTGGTGTGATGCTACTTAACCCTCAACTTTTCCCCTCCTTTGTCATAGAAGCCTGGTGTTTATATTTCACTTGTTCCTATTCGAGCGAGAATGAGTGAACATCAACGTATCGGTTAAAGGGGTCTGGCTCAAAGAGAGCTGGCTGATGGAGGACCCCAGGCAAAGAGAGGCCCCGTAGGAGAACGTATGGGGTCAGTAGCATACAGACTCAAGCTTCCTAAAGACATATCCATACACAATGTATTCCATATTTCCTGACTACAGACCTATTTTTTTTGTACTGAATTGCCCAAGGTCAACAATCTGGTGGTGTTGCCAACAACTACAGAAACTATTTTGGAAGGCAGGTTATCAATAAAGCTAGCTAATGTGGCAGTACAACACGTAAAAGTGAAATGAACCAATCTTCCTCAATCGACTTCTAGTAAGTTCTTCAGCAGGGGGACATGTCACAGCTAGCGACAAAGTGAAGAAGTACGCAGCTAATTTATGGCCTGCTGTATCATAAACCATCGACACGGCCTCCACTTTTTTGACAGGAAAAAACTTTGCTCAGCAATAAACCAGGGTGTTTGCATGCTGCATGCATGTAAGGGGCattactacaaaaacgatttatAGCAACATTCTATTTTTTTATGAGCGAGTCAAAATGTAACTCGTTTCTAAAAAATAGAGCAAAACTATTGTAGCATCTCACCCATCCCGGAAAAAGCATTTTTAGAGGTGGCGCCCCTAAAAAACGCTTCTTTAGGAATGCAGTGGTGCGAGGGGCAATACCAAATGCACATGCATGTCTCTCCCTTCATCTCTGCACAAATAGCAGCAACACATACACAACAcccacactctctctcttccttaTCTCTTTAGTCTTCTCCACCATCTCTTGCTCTCCCACGCGCCACCTCTCGTCCCCGGCctctgcagcgccgccacctccccacCCCTCACCCTCCCTTCCCGTGCAGGGCCACAGCATGGGGCCACTACGtggggccgcggcggtggcacgGAGCAGCCGTAGCGCGAGGCTACAGCGGATCGTGGCCGCGGGGCCACGACACAAGGCATGGAGCAGCCGCCATGCGGGGCTGCAGCAGCTCGTGGCTGCTGGGTAGCGGCGGCTCGGAGCAGGCAGTGTAGACGGAGCTAACCCGCGCCAACCCTTCTTTGCATGGGCTGGCcgagcaccggcggcggcacaggCATGGCATAGCGGCGAGGGGCGACGCTAGCACGGTGGCGCGTAGGCACAACACAGGGAGCAGCAAACCGCTCTTGTAGgcaatttgttttattttttgttcAATCTATACGGGTGGGTGGTGGATCACGACATGACTCGCTCTAGGGGTTTTTAGGGGCAGCCATGTTACCCGCTCTTGAAAATAGTATTTGTTGTATTTATTTTTACCGACCCCTAAAAaccatttttgtagtagtggagcAACAGTTCTTAAAGAAAAAGAGCAATGACCTAagagcatgcatgcatatgtgtgcatataatttcaaaataaaaaatattttagttttaaaatcgaacatcaaatcaaaatctagTTACACCGTTGTGTGTGTTTTAATAATAGCTTAAAAATATGGTCTTACGCCACTATGTTTCAATGATATATTTTTTAAGAGAAATTTTTTTAGTGTATTCTAATTTGCTTacaattttttcaaaaaaatcttaTGGCTCCACAAAATGTTGCTTCACACACCCGAATTCAATTAACTGAATATTGGTGTTCATACTATGAAGATAGATTGTTTGGTGTGattattggatgatggtaaacaATTTTGTTAGAGTATATGAATATTTATTACACGATCAATAGTAGGCAACTATAGCAGATCAGTTGACCATTTTAACTAATTTATATTGATATTTTTCCATTACACATAAAGCAATTTATGTGTCTTTGGAAATATTGTCGAAATATATATGCGAGTGAGGTCTTGTTTTGAATGTTCTTTGAAAGAGATGTAGTTGTGCAATCGAAATTTGAAATTGGTAGATGATTTAAGAACTATACCTTTTTAAGTTTTGAAATTGCTTGCATATGCCACTCTATTTGAGTGGCTGTCATTGATCTAGGATTTCaagtggtttggtttggtatagTTGATGGGTTAGATGAGCATACACTAATCAACATGATCCATAGAAAAGGTACCTACATGTGGATAATTGCAGCCAGTCGTAACAGTCATTACCTTTCCGGAAAGACATGTTCGAAGGTGGGAAACAATTGTAGTAGCATGTTTGAGTTTTACTCTGTAATGACAGATAAGTCCTTTGGGCTGTAGCTGCAGCGTGTGCACTGGCCACTGGGCCTAAAAGCCTTTAGCCGGTAACgtgaacatgtaccaaaaatCCTTAGCGATCTCACATCGGCGGCGATCTTTGCCAGCGGCCATGGGTGTGACATGGCTTTGGGAGGTACCAGACTTGTAAAATTATTTTCATCCTTGACCGTTGAGTTTTCTGGCATGATGCCAATGGCCGTGTTGCCTCAGAGAAGTTCCCTTGGGAGGTAGAACGTGGGTTCAAAAATCAGGTAGGGATGAAAGTACGAGCCGAAAAATTGTATACCAACCGAGACCGTATAAACCGATCGAGAAATGACGTATTCAGGGCAGGGGCGCCGGGAGCGCTTTTGGCTGGCCCACTAGCGATTTATGGCCCATGCTAAGTATTGCTGCTGCTTTGTGCCGTGCCTTTGTAGAATTATAGTTGGGTCAGCGAAtgtgtcttttctttttttcagttctttctttttttctcggaAATATTTCTTCAGTGTATGTATTTTCACCTATTCTTAAAAATATAAAGgattaattaaataatttttaaatttgaatatacaCATACACGTGTCAATTTGTTCAACGTTATTTATATACTTATGGTCTTGTCTACCTATAAAGTAAGCCACAacaaagaagtgatattttacaTAAATTTCTGAATAAGATTAGTGGTCAAATTGggagtcaaaaaagtcaaaaggTCTATAATTTAGAATAGAAAGAGTATATATTTTCTAAATTAGAAGGGCTCTAGTGCTATACTGCAAAGAACAGTAAGCCAGGATACTATGTATACAAATCACCGTGCGAATGACTCTACAGAGCGAGAGGGTCCGTATCCTAAATTCAGATTCAAGAGCAACCATGAGCATACAAAAACACACACCgaaagagagaaatagagacGTACTTGGCTGCTGTGTGCGACCGAGACGAGCCGCGAGCAGCAGCACGGCCAGGAGGAGCAGCGCCTTGGGCATCGTCCTCTTCCGTGAGGCCTGCTAGAGGGAGAGGAACAAGCTAACAAGCCGACCATGAAGCAAGATTTGTGGCTTCTATACGCACAGGAAAAAgaaatatattattataaaagcCTTTCACCTCTTGCGAAATTTACGCATAGCCCCTTTGCTTTTTCAAGGGGGGTAGGGGGGTCTTTATAATGGGAATATATTAGTGAAAACCAAAACTTCGTGAAAACCCGTACAAACCATGTCAAAaaaatcgtctaaattcaccaaaaaaatcacacatacagatgatatgatgataaacAACCTTgcaaaatatcttgtccaaactccactttgtttgtgagatataaaaataacaaatatctaacaaatcatctggacaACTTCCTGACTtgaaatttgttctttttatatctcacagacgaagtcgagtttggacaagatattttgtAAGGTTgtttatcatcatatcatctatatgtgtgatttttttggtgaatttagactaCTTTTTTGTCATaatttgcacgggttttcataAAATTATGGTTTGCACTGGATATGTTCTCCTTTATAATCCCTCCGGGGGACAGCGATTTCTGTGATCCATTGAAATTCATATGTTGCAGCTATGTCCAACAGTATAACTTGTTGCCGTTTCTTTTCATGTTTGGAGTTTAGGCTCTCAATTCCCGACATGTACGCGGTTGAACAGTAATTGTTTTTACAGCGATCCTTGGATATTAGTTTCTGTAGCGTATTTTTAAAGAAGTTCATGTACAATTGTACATATATGGCAAATATAGATGACCTGTGCTATGGGCTGGTAGGTACCATTCATTCGCTCATTAAATGTGGCCGATCGCACTCATTTGCAAGGAAAAAATGAATTTTTCATGACGGCCGGAATAAATGATAAGTGGACTTGGAGAATTTTCGCGTCCACTAGGTCATCTGGATATTTCAGAAATGCCCTAGGTCAAGTGAAACAAATAAATCAAACGAAGGATTTATTTCGATGGAAGCTGAGTGTGACGACACAACATATGCAGTCCAATAATAATACAGCAACTTGTATCCTTGCACATACGCAATCGAGGCCATTAATAAGATGCGTGGGCAAATGAGACATCTCTTTTCGAAGGCAACACTGATAAGAAGAATCAGTAATTCATAAGATATTGTATAAGAATCCTATGTACACTTTATTCAGAATCATATATGCATAGGATAAGATGAATTTATCCATTCAATGACAATATTGACTTGTTGGTCCTACCTGTTACGTGTATAATAAGGCAATCTCAAAATAAAAGCTACAGCTACCGCTCGACTTGAAGTCACACTCAAGGTAATTATTGTTCGTTTCTAGTGACTGTCCTAAAAATTAGTCATTGAACTAGTAATCTGTACATACAAATAGAGATCAAATCCGGTGATGGATCGAAAAATTGTAAATTATAGTTTTTAAATCCCAAACAAGGGTTGCACCAGTCCA is drawn from Panicum virgatum strain AP13 chromosome 1N, P.virgatum_v5, whole genome shotgun sequence and contains these coding sequences:
- the LOC120655590 gene encoding receptor-like serine/threonine-protein kinase SD1-8 isoform X1, which gives rise to MPKALLLLAVLLLAARLGRTQQPNDSLTTGQPLLDGQTLISAQGTFTLGFFPNGDNTYLGIWFNNMKPRTVIWVANRDAPIKGGNGSLTLSTNSLDLLDRRGNSVWSSSSFSTNSPQAFLLDSGNLVINDSMLSEAPNPLWQSFAEPCDTLLSGMTIGYDKSPTIQYMQLKSWKSVSDPSTGSYSITLDPRRRPPELLLFNDTTLLYRTGPWNGQGFSGQPYLKTTNKLAFNMSVHDDSAYYSFTSLDSSVQWRFVMSSDGLAHRWYSNPSNDAWVEYWHWPQNQCDSYALCGPNAACYNDVCRCLQEFVPKSPNDWNQRNFTGGCVRNALLSCSSANGFDRLQHVKVPDTLNAIMVGGKSLDDCKELCLKNCSCSAYALLGGSNCIVWSGDLVDVVLFVDGINDLYTRVSHNNPSHPGPSVATIVSVSIVGVLLAISAILGFCYHRSRQKHLPLALEQDHAPGSKPAAKNLDLDGIRVATNNFANQNCIFSTRSRTIFKGTLPNFGDLAVKRLNTEVGHEELKNEVKMLARLEHPNIIRMLGSCIGNNENVICYEYMPGGSLDAVFFAEDEKSAVPDWPSRLHIMQGICEGLLYLHEHFRIIHRDIDPSNILLTECMIPKISDFGLATKLDQGQSEGNDEKFRGTRRYSAPELFYGKSYSMKSDVYSFGIVLLEIVTGCKAASFCREDTDDLPTYVRQHWTHGTAYQLKDPRMGDDAPRGEIERCIHIGVRCVQDDPTLRPLMSYIRNTLAATRP
- the LOC120655590 gene encoding receptor-like serine/threonine-protein kinase SD1-8 isoform X3, with translation MPKALLLLAVLLLAARLGRTQQPNDSLTTGQPLLDGQTLISAQGTFTLGFFPNGDNTYLGIWFNNMKPRTVIWVANRDAPIKGGNGSLTLSTNSLDLLDRRGNSVWSSSSFSTNSPQAFLLDSGNLVINDSMLSEAPNPLWQSFAEPCDTLLSGMTIGTGPWNGQGFSGQPYLKTTNKLAFNMSVHDDSAYYSFTSLDSSVQWRFVMSSDGLAHRWYSNPSNDAWVEYWHWPQNQCDSYALCGPNAACYNDVCRCLQEFVPKSPNDWNQRNFTGGCVRNALLSCSSANGFDRLQHVKVPDTLNAIMVGGKSLDDCKELCLKNCSCSAYALLGGSNCIVWSGDLVDVVLFVDGINDLYTRVSHNNPSHPGPSVATIVSVSIVGVLLAISAILGFCYHRSRQKHLPLALEQDHAPGSKPAAKNLDLDGIRVATNNFANQNCIFSTRSRTIFKGTLPNFGDLAVKRLNTEVGHEELKNEVKMLARLEHPNIIRMLGSCIGNNENVICYEYMPGGSLDAVFFAEDEKSAVPDWPSRLHIMQGICEGLLYLHEHFRIIHRDIDPSNILLTECMIPKISDFGLATKLDQGQSEGNDEKFRGTRRYSAPELFYGKSYSMKSDVYSFGIVLLEIVTGCKAASFCREDTDDLPTYVRQHWTHGTAYQLKDPRMGDDAPRGEIERCIHIGVRCVQDDPTLRPLMSYIRNTLAATRP
- the LOC120655590 gene encoding receptor-like serine/threonine-protein kinase SD1-8 isoform X2, coding for MPKALLLLAVLLLAARLGRTQQPNDSLTTGQPLLDGQTLISAQGTFTLGFFPNGDNTYLGIWFNNMKPRTVIWVANRDAPIKGGNGSLTLSTNSLDLLDRRGNSVWSSSSFSTNSPQAFLLDSGNLVINDSMLSEAPNPLWQSFAEPCDTLLSGMTIGYDKSPTIQYMQLKSWKSVSDPSTGSYSITLDPRRRPPELLLFNDTTLLYRTGPWNGQGFSGQPYLKTTNKLAFNMSVHDDSAYYSFTSLDSSVQWRFVMSSDGLAHRWYSNPSNDAWVEYWHWPQNQCDSYALCGPNAACYNDVCRCLQEFVPKSPNDWNQRNFTGGCVRNALLSCSSANGFDRLQHVKVPDTLNAIMVGGKSLDDCKELCLKNCSCSAYALLGGSNCIVWSGDLVDVVLFVDGINDLYTRVSHNNPSHPGPSVATIVSVSIVGVLLAISAILGFCYHRSRQKHLPLALEQDHAPGSKPAAKNLDLDGIRVATNNFANQNCIFSTRSRTIFKGTLPNFGDLAVKRLNTEVGHEELKNEVKMLARLEHPNIIRMLGSCIGNNENVICYEYMPGGSLDAVFFAEDEKSAVPDWPSRLHIMQGICEGLLYLHEHFRIIHRDIDPSNILLTECMIPKISDFGLATKLDQGQSEGNDEKFRGTRYSAPELFYGKSYSMKSDVYSFGIVLLEIVTGCKAASFCREDTDDLPTYVRQHWTHGTAYQLKDPRMGDDAPRGEIERCIHIGVRCVQDDPTLRPLMSYIRNTLAATRP